The region cggtcgatcttcgttcctaccctcacctatggtcatgagctttgggtcatgaccgaaagaacaagatcacgggtacaagcggctgaaatgagcttcctccgtagggtggctgggctctcccttagagatagggtgagaagctctgccatccgggaggaactcggagtagagtcgctactcctccgcgttgagaggagccagatggggtggcttgggcatctaatcaggatgccccctggacgcctccctggtgaggtgttcagggcatgtccctccggtaggagacccccggggagacccaggacacgttggagagactatgtctctcgactggcctgggaacgcctggggatccctccggatgagctggaggaggtagctggggagagggaagtctgggcttctctccttaggctgctacccccgcgacccgacccggataagcggtagagaatggatggatggatggatggatgcttgGTTCCACAGTAACGGCGCACCAGAGAAATTTACtcattttattcttattttttctcATTCTGAGAAATACAATGTGTCGCGTGAGTGCGTGACAAAAGACCGAAAAGCGTGAAACTTGAGAGCCCTGTAATACATTACCCGTCTCTCGCTTTTTCTCCCATTGACTTCTCGCATAAATTTACGAGTCGTAATGTAAAATCTATCCTTGTTTGTGAATCCTATCCTAAATTAAAACTCAACAAATCGTCCACAGCCTCATTTTTAGCAAGGGTCTCCAAAAGAAGCAGATTGTTTGAATATTATGACTTTATTCTCATAAATAATGACGTTAGTAATGACTTTAATCtcgtaaatatatatatattttattaatgtGGCCCTAATACTCCGTCTTAGATAACTGACCTGGTTTTAAAGACGTGTCTTTTTCATTGTGGCTCTGGGAAACAAATCTTTTTTGGGCCGCCTTGGATTTCTTCTCCAGTATCGCATGTGTCCACCAGGGGGAAAACGACGTGCGGTTGATGTCCGCCACTggctctgtttcttcttctacgCTTATGTCACTTCCTCAAATAAGACCACCATTTCCGTTTTCATTAGCTGATAACAACAAACGAGATGGCGACTTACGGAAAGATCTGCAGATTACTGCGTATTTCATCAGCACTTTCGATTCCGTAAGTTAATTTTTGTTGAACATGTTGTAATGTAccttttaaatgatttgatAAATCCTGAGTAGTTGACAAGACACAGCGATGTGCTGAATGCATATTTTActaatatttattatttgggCAATAAGATTACCTTCATTGCTAATGTGACAGATGACGGATATTATGTATAATAATCCGTAATTTGTGTTAATTAActttattgtaaaatattttaagCAGTCTAGTGCTTTATAccaatatattattttttattttttttaaatatgtagCAAGTCCATAATGGGTAAGGATCGAATTAGACGACGCTCTTTAACTACACACAATATGTACAATTTGCATATTTTATGTAGTTCGCTATTATGttcagcagtaaaaaaaaaaagagaaaagaattgTTTTTTATGTAATAGCTGCTCTCTGCAGAACTTTGCTTCAGTAATTATACTACAGTAACGCCTAAGTGCTTCATAGTAACTATGAATCACTCATTTATTTTGTAGACTTACGAGCGGTGGAAATCTGAGAACTGGGTTACTTGGCACGTCACACAACTCAATAGGTTCTAACAGATGGCCACAAAACCCTTATTGCATTGTCCCTGGTTTGTATAATATGAGCATCCTATGAGCAACTTTCTTACTTGGAGGAAACTTCGGATATTGGCTAATATCATACTTCTTTCATCATATGATCCAATTTTAGGAAGGACAATGTTCGTCCAGACACAGGACACACCAAACCCAAACAGCCTCAAGTTCCTGCCTGGCTGTACAGTTCTTGAAACAGGAACGATGAATTTTGAAAGCCCTCGTGATGCACACTGCTCACCATTGGCCAGGTTTGTGAGTGTGAAATCAGGCCAAACTTCTCCCATCCAccccttttatttaaaaaaaataaatgtaaaatttgAGGGATATAAAAATACAATTTGCAATGTTCTCAGCTGTGGTGTTTCTGGGCTTATGCTCCAAAAGACTGAGCTCAATCAGTTAACTGTCTCAAGCATTCTGAGAAAAAGCACTGAAATATATCAGAAGTTTTTTTTAGTCTCCtttttgtgttggtttttttcacAGGTTGCTACAGTTAGGTTGATATATTTGTCTATATATATTTTACTCATTATTGTGTTTCGGTGCCCTCTTCAGCACTTTATTCCTTCAATGCCCTCTTCAGCACTCTGTTCCTTCAATGAGATCTCTCTAGAAGCGGAATATTTTGGGACTAGGCTGATTATAATCCAACAACACTCTGCATACCTATGTCAGAGCAACAGTTGTTTTTCCCCACGATTCAGGCCTCTGTAAATTTACAATTCTTGGTGTTTTTTGCATATCTAatactttataaaataatttttcACAGTTACAGTAAAAGTTTGTCTAAGAGTGTCTAAATTATTTCAACAGTACTAAAACATCTGAAAGCTCCGCCATTTTTTTGAAGTCTTTAGCCGCTgtttaaaatgtattcaaaaataaaagttctctCATACCACGCTACTCATTACTGTTAGAAAGATTAAAACAGATCAGCTACATAGTGCTTTTCTTGTTGATCAATGGTCCACAAGCCATGACAATCATGTTGATTGGTTTGACTTATGGtaaataatattgtgacttataCTAGGAGTACATTTTTTCTTGTATTGGTTTGAAGAGACGGGTTTGTCGacttggtttttatttttaaaatgttttaattttttttacaggcaGCTGTTTAGGGTAGATGGTGTCAAAAGTGTCCTGCTGGGAACAGATTTTATCACCATATCAAAGGTAAAATCTGCCTTATAatgaaacaaacagacaaatattgaaattacacatttttattttccatcaagTCTGATGCAAATATGGAATGGAAGGTAATAAAACCGGACGTCTTTGCTGCCATTATGGACTTTTTCACATCTGGGCTTCCGGTTGTCAGTGAGGGTAGCCACCAGAGTGAGGATACAGGTAAACATTGTCATCAAACCATGCAAACGTTTTAATTAGAGAAATTAGAATTGGagaaatgtttttgttaatgaaaataaatatcttCTCATTTTTTAGCACCttcagatgatgatgatgaagtggTTGCAATGATAAAAGAGCTTCTGGACACTCGAATAAGGTAAGAATGTGAAGATGTGTAATGTCCCTGTTGCTCTGTCTTTCTGATGCAGTGTTGTAACCAGGCCAACAGTGCAGGAGGATGGAGGTGATGTTTTGTACCGGGGCTTTGAAGACGGCATTGTTAAATTGAAGCTGCAGGGTTCCTGCACCAGTTGTCCAAGTTCTATAATTACACTGAAGAGTGGAATTCAAAACATGCTGCAATTTTACATACCTGAAGTGGAATCAGTGGAGCAGGTTTGTTCCTCTGCACAACATACAACTCAACATTGTCATAACATAGGTATGCTGCTTTATATCTCAATTTTTTGTGTTGAGCTCTGGTAGTTTATACTAAAGactgaaagttttttttttccctaacaGAGTATGTTGCCACTGTtgcaaaatatatttatttgataTATGTAGAAATAAGGTAAATCACATATAATTATTAAAAGTACACTTTTGTTGAAATGTTGAATTTCTAGGTTGGGTAAGATGTACAAATAACTGTAATATAATGGTAACTCGTTTGTGAAAGAGGTTAtacatgtttttaatgttaatgttataacatcttttaaaatacaaaaaataaggTATCAGATGTTAtaacatctttgtttttttctcttcaggttAAGGATAGGGAAGAAGAGCAGGCTGTTCAAATTTGAAACCGACTGAGGACTCTTTATATTGCTCCCTCACCAGATTTGTGATACAATCAACAAGCAGATTCAGAGTATGGTCTCATAGAggtctatatatatatgatcTTCAGATAtttcttcattcattttcttgttttctgttcTGTAACAGTACTATAAAATAGAAATGCACCCAGTCAGAGAAACAGAATGATGTGTTGCTGAAATAATATGTATTTACACCTTTGTCATTCAGTCAATtgtcaaataaaatatttaacattGAGATAAGCTAAGATGTCTGGTTGGCCCGTGACTTAAAGCCAGACATTGCACATTAGATACCAGCCTTGAGTTTATCACCAGTGAAACCTGTAATGCTTTCAGCTTCCTGCCCAATCTGATGTGGATAATAAAGTACATAAAAAAATTCAAGTCATCAATCTGTACAGACTGGTAGTTCATGCTGGATGCCATCACtcagatgaattcagacatctTTCTTTAAGCGCCTTCATTCTCTAACTGGTCCATAATCTACTGCCCAGACTAGCAAGCCTTCAGTCGAGTCTGACTCTCCAATGTCTATTCATCCCTTGGTGGAGAAATTTACATTGTTAAAGCGTTCATATAAAAAAGCAGAACAGAAATACAAAATGATGTTCAAAATTATATACAAAATGTCTAATGAGATGTCTAAAAATATGGAAATTGGCGCATTATAacattttaataattcattCTGTAAATAggcataaaataaatattgacatGTTTTACCAGCATTTGTCATGTCCCGTcaaattcaatttaaatgtaCATATTCAAAGATTATGTTAGCATGAATTATATAGCAATTCAAATGTTAGTACACATTAATTTTTACAATTTTAACTGAGAGGATGCTTTTTTATGCAAGAATACTTGCGCAATCACAGTGGTGGTtaataattattcattaaaCTTTAGTTTCGACTCAGAGTTCGAGTCGTTATATTGTGGTTGTAATagacattaaaatgtcacaaCACCAGTCTGTTTGATGGCAGCCCGGAACTGCATCCTGATGCCACGTCAGACTTGACTGCGTTCCTGTTTTTTGCGCAGCTGCTAGCCAGACGGACAGGCCCCGAAGCCAATCAAACGCGCTGAAATTGGAGGAGGCATGGCATATATCATAGGCGTTCCCGGCCGGCTATCACCAGGAAGCTGTAGCTGGCAACCGGACTGCAATCATGTGTGGTGAGTCCTAACGCAACTCTGTAGTCTTATTATTTGTTTAGTCTTAGTTGATCCATAATATACATATATCAAGCTACATTCTCTTAATTTTTAAGACAACCAATGAATACAATCGAGTTTACCACTAGTATATATTgtgctttaaaatgaaagacatTTGAAATTAGCTAATGTTTAGGGTGGCTAACCATTATTAACGTTCACAATTATTGGTATATTTAGCATATTGGTTATCCAAacgtaaaaaaataaaatcaatgggcTATCATGTTCTTTATATGATTTCAAAATTGCGTTGGCCgaaaaaaacatcagtaagagcTAAACACTTCCTGGTGTTTTCCCCATCTCGCTAATGTTTACGGGCGATCATCGAATATCTTTACATTTAACCATTATTTCTAATGTCGGAATGAATTTTGTTTTGGGCCCAATAGTGCATCTAAGTGTATTCATATAAAGGGAGCGTCAGAGGCTGCTGTTTTGAATGGTCTCTGGTTCTGCATTTCCATTCATCTAGCTGTGGTTAGTACAGGGCTGCATTTCATGCTTCTCATTCCCCATACAGGCGTGCGCCTAATGGCTACGGAGGACTTTCACTGAATAAAAAATTTAGTGGCTATAGATGTGGAAAAACTCCACACATTGGCTGGCATTTGCTAATTGTGTAACTTTAAACGTGGCATACAGATCTGCTCCACAGTTGTGTTATAGTGGTCTGGTATAGACATTATCAGGATTATGttaatacattttaatgtgttGTCACTGATAAGCTGTAAAACATCTACTCATGCGCCAAGGCATCTGTTATGATGTTGAATTTTTGGTGCATTATTTACTTTTACCTCAAAGAAGAGCTCAAATATTTATAGGTGTGTTGTTTATTATGGGGAGATGAAGGTCTGAAAACAATCCTTTTCTAATGCATTGCCCACTCCTGCATAAGGAGGAATTAAACTGTCTCTCAAGTATTAAATAGCTGTAGAATCCTGCTCCATCTGATGTTATGACATTACCTATGGGTAATGCTGACATGAAACTGTCAGTTGGGAAAAAATTATGCATGTACCTGGAAAACTTTGTTGAAACCAGCATTCGACTTTAAGAGTGTGTTGCAAAGTAGCATTAAAATAACTGGTATCTGTCCCTGTCAAATGGATCTTGCCATCTTTTAGGAATTTTAGACTGTGTTTTCAGTTACTTTCTTGAGAATCTTTCTCCTCTCAAAAGGAATCTTTGCATACCTTAACTACCATGTGCCGAGGACTCGCCGTGAGATTCTTGAAATCCTCATCAAAGGTCTGCAACGCCTGGAGTACAGAGGCTATGACTCAGCTGGTAAGCATAAACTAAAACATCTACATCACACCAACACATACTTTTTATCTGTCTTCTCTGCTTCAGTGTTTAGTCATTGTCAACTTGAGAAAATGTATTCTACTAATGTTAATCAAGCTGCTGATATTTACTGAATGTATTTGTTGTATTTACAGTATGTTATACTAGCAAAATAGTTGTCACATCAGTAACATAAAAGTTCTAAATGAGCCACCTATCATCATGCCGCTTAGCCAAACTGGAGTGTACACTTTGTCATGTCAATTTCTTCTAACTTAGAAAGTATGTTTCTCTATGTTGACACTAATGGATTTGTTTGtgatctttctttgttttcttttttctgaaggTGTGGGTATTGATGGTGGCAATAGCAAGGATTGGGAGTCAAATGCCAAATCTATCCACCTGatcaaacagcgtggaaaagtGAAGGCTCTTGATGAAGAAATCCACAGTGAGCAAAGGGCTTATTACATGACAAGAATAAATAATTCACATATTTACCTTTTTTCCCATCATGTATTTGTGCTTATGTTTGACCCTTTTTAGAACAGAAGGATATTGACCTGGATTTGGAGTTCGATGTTCACCTTGGCATTGCTCACACTCGCTGGGCTACACATGGTGTTCCAAGCCCTGTTAACAGTCATCCCCACAGATCTGACAAGACTAATGGTTTGATGTGCTAAAGTACAGTATTTCTACCATGCTAATCTAATCTCTTTGATGCAAAGATAAGCTTTTTTGAAATACCCTGTTAAAAACTCCATATATTATACAATTTTGTTACTAGGTTTCAGAAGATGCAGTTCATATTGTTTGAGAGTGGATGAGTGGCAGTACCTTATTTTATTTCGATCTTTCTTATCTGTAGAGTTCATTGTCATTCACAATGGCATTATCACCAACTACAAAGATCTCAGGAAATTCCTGGTAAAATTTTGTGATCTAAACTACCTTCAGTTGATGTAATTTATGCCTCTGACAGACAGGATTAATTAACTCTTTTCATCTGTACAGGAGAGCAAAGGCTATGAGTTTGAGTCAGAGACTGACACCGAGACCATCGCCAAGTTGGTAAAGTACATGTATGACAACAGGGAGAGTGACGACATCAGCTTTGCTACGCTAGTGGAGCGCGTTATCCAGCAGCTGGTGTGGACCTGCTAATGCATTCAGATACTTTTGTAATTGTTAAGAGTTGTTAGAGCCTGTTTGATCCCCACCTTTTAGGAGGGATCTTTTGCTTTGGTCTTTAAAA is a window of Takifugu flavidus isolate HTHZ2018 chromosome 5, ASM371156v2, whole genome shotgun sequence DNA encoding:
- the nfu1 gene encoding NFU1 iron-sulfur cluster scaffold homolog, mitochondrial isoform X1 — encoded protein: MATYGKICRLLRISSALSIPLTSGGNLRTGLLGTSHNSIGSNRWPQNPYCIVPGRTMFVQTQDTPNPNSLKFLPGCTVLETGTMNFESPRDAHCSPLARQLFRVDGVKSVLLGTDFITISKSDANMEWKVIKPDVFAAIMDFFTSGLPVVSEGSHQSEDTAPSDDDDEVVAMIKELLDTRIRPTVQEDGGDVLYRGFEDGIVKLKLQGSCTSCPSSIITLKSGIQNMLQFYIPEVESVEQVKDREEEQAVQI
- the nfu1 gene encoding NFU1 iron-sulfur cluster scaffold homolog, mitochondrial isoform X2, whose translation is MATYGKICRLLRISSALSIPQLFRVDGVKSVLLGTDFITISKSDANMEWKVIKPDVFAAIMDFFTSGLPVVSEGSHQSEDTAPSDDDDEVVAMIKELLDTRIRPTVQEDGGDVLYRGFEDGIVKLKLQGSCTSCPSSIITLKSGIQNMLQFYIPEVESVEQVKDREEEQAVQI